Proteins encoded within one genomic window of Microbacterium sp. LKL04:
- a CDS encoding TetR family transcriptional regulator, giving the protein MNGYSPTDGPATERPAEGLRERRRRETQRELSDAAIELFEKHGVTGTTVDDIAELAGTSPRTFFRYFPTKEAAILQPTEDSESMLKAVSAAVVSGNPLLRALENTWLAQITWFDSRPEEHERALRVRRLVGQEPTLLALALRNEADQVDALTATATDAAGSDADVLTARAAIGIVFLIVRLAFDEWARRAEIGTSASVREIYLEIRRSTAAMSDQLGDSPA; this is encoded by the coding sequence ATGAACGGGTATTCCCCTACCGACGGGCCCGCCACGGAGCGGCCCGCCGAGGGACTGCGCGAGCGGCGTCGCCGCGAGACCCAGCGCGAATTGTCGGATGCCGCGATCGAGCTGTTCGAGAAGCACGGCGTGACCGGCACCACCGTAGATGACATCGCCGAGCTCGCAGGCACATCGCCCCGCACCTTCTTCCGCTACTTCCCGACGAAGGAGGCGGCCATCCTGCAGCCGACGGAGGACTCCGAGTCGATGCTGAAGGCGGTGAGCGCCGCCGTGGTGAGCGGAAACCCGCTGTTGCGCGCTCTCGAGAACACCTGGCTGGCGCAGATCACCTGGTTCGACTCCCGTCCCGAAGAGCATGAGCGTGCCCTCCGGGTCAGGCGGCTCGTCGGTCAGGAGCCGACGCTTCTCGCCCTCGCGCTGCGCAACGAGGCAGACCAGGTGGATGCTCTGACGGCGACCGCGACGGATGCCGCGGGGTCGGATGCCGACGTCCTCACCGCCCGCGCCGCGATCGGGATCGTCTTCCTCATCGTCCGGCTCGCCTTCGATGAGTGGGCCCGTCGCGCCGAGATCGGAACCTCAGCCAGCGTGCGGGAGATCTACCTCGAGATTCGACGCAGCACCGCGGCGATGAGCGATCAATTGGGCGACTCGCCCGCCTGA
- a CDS encoding DHA2 family efflux MFS transporter permease subunit, with protein sequence MTLSDSRPGTAPAPTVAVPPAKTGPVIALLVVAAFVVILNETIMGVALPSLMVDLDITAATAQWLTTGFLLTMAVVIPLTGTLLARFTVRQVFFTAMTLFAIGTLIAALAPGFGMLLVGRIVQASGTAIMMPLLFTTVLNVVPATHRGRMMGVISIVIAVAPAIGPTVSGLILSALDWRWMFWLVLPIALVAIALGALWVRNVTETRDARFDILSVVLSALGFGGLIFGLSSIGESASGHAPVPVWIPLVVGAASLIAFVVRQLVLQRTDAALLDLRTFRSRSFSLAVVLVIVVMSALFGSLILLPIYLQQVLALDTLTVGLMLLPGGVLMGIIAPVVGSLFDRFGPRPLVLPGMVVAAAALWGMTTFGEGTSVAWIIAVHMALNLGLGFVFTPLLTSALGSLPQRLYSHGSATVSTLQQVAGAAGTALFITLMSVGGAAAAASGADAIGAVASGVHTAFFVGAAVASVAVVLAAFVRKPVGESEAQGPVH encoded by the coding sequence ATGACACTCAGTGACTCCCGCCCCGGCACAGCGCCCGCCCCGACGGTCGCCGTTCCCCCCGCGAAGACCGGACCGGTCATCGCGCTCCTCGTCGTTGCCGCCTTCGTCGTCATCCTCAACGAGACGATCATGGGCGTCGCCTTGCCGAGCCTGATGGTCGACCTCGATATCACGGCAGCCACCGCGCAGTGGCTGACGACAGGCTTCCTCCTCACGATGGCCGTCGTCATCCCCCTGACCGGAACGCTTCTCGCGCGCTTCACCGTGCGCCAGGTGTTCTTCACCGCGATGACGCTGTTCGCGATCGGCACGCTCATCGCGGCTCTGGCGCCGGGATTCGGGATGCTGCTGGTCGGCCGCATCGTCCAGGCGTCGGGTACCGCGATCATGATGCCGTTGCTGTTCACCACGGTGCTGAACGTCGTGCCGGCGACACACCGCGGGCGGATGATGGGGGTCATCAGCATCGTGATCGCGGTCGCGCCGGCGATCGGCCCCACGGTCTCGGGGCTCATCCTCTCGGCGCTGGACTGGCGCTGGATGTTCTGGCTGGTCCTGCCGATCGCGCTCGTCGCCATCGCCCTCGGCGCGCTCTGGGTGCGCAATGTGACCGAGACGAGGGACGCGCGTTTCGACATCCTCTCCGTCGTCCTGTCGGCCCTGGGCTTCGGCGGTCTCATCTTCGGCCTCAGTTCCATCGGCGAGTCGGCGTCGGGCCACGCCCCGGTTCCCGTGTGGATCCCGCTCGTCGTGGGCGCGGCATCCCTCATCGCTTTCGTCGTCCGTCAGCTGGTGCTGCAGCGGACGGATGCCGCTCTTCTCGACCTGCGGACCTTCCGGTCGCGCTCGTTCAGCCTCGCCGTCGTCCTCGTGATCGTGGTCATGTCGGCGCTGTTCGGGTCGCTGATCCTGCTTCCCATCTACCTGCAGCAGGTCCTCGCGCTCGACACCCTGACCGTCGGACTCATGCTCCTTCCCGGCGGTGTGCTGATGGGCATCATCGCTCCCGTCGTCGGATCGCTCTTCGACCGCTTCGGACCGCGGCCGCTGGTCCTTCCGGGCATGGTCGTCGCGGCGGCGGCCCTGTGGGGCATGACGACTTTCGGTGAAGGCACGTCGGTCGCATGGATCATCGCGGTGCACATGGCTCTGAACCTCGGGCTCGGCTTCGTCTTCACGCCGTTGCTCACGTCGGCGCTGGGGTCTCTTCCGCAGCGGCTGTATTCGCACGGCAGCGCGACGGTCAGCACGCTGCAGCAGGTCGCCGGTGCGGCCGGCACGGCTCTGTTCATCACGCTCATGTCGGTCGGTGGCGCTGCCGCGGCGGCATCCGGGGCCGATGCGATCGGCGCTGTTGCGTCCGGCGTGCACACCGCCTTCTTCGTCGGCGCGGCGGTCGCCTCGGTGGCCGTTGTGCTGGCGGCCTTCGTGCGGAAGCCCGTCGGGGAGTCGGAGGCACAGGGCCCCGTGCACTGA
- a CDS encoding FUSC family protein — MSASRGRIWTGVIRVAPYDRDHTVAIRAAISVGVPLLFLWTMGRLDLSIYASFGAFASLYGRTDRIGDRVRMQAAAGAVLLTAMLIGTATSVAGLAAPWAIVVVSAVASLVTLLAYSAQWHPPGALFIVFAAGATASVPADVTRLMDVLAVGLAAVIFSIIITFVYEAVSARSIPRLTRTKNRIAVGAVAAEMAITVAVATLLGGIAGLLLLDSHWYWAMVGAVAAVSGPHVKARIIRGLQRLIGTGLGVVVAAAILALGVPPLGVILIAVALQAAAELFVGRNYAIAMVFITPLALLMVQLAAPTTAGVLLSDRLGETLVGIVAGTAVAVVSALVRRTR; from the coding sequence GTGAGTGCATCGCGTGGCCGGATCTGGACCGGGGTCATCCGCGTCGCACCGTACGACCGCGATCACACGGTCGCGATCCGCGCGGCGATCAGCGTGGGTGTCCCGCTCCTCTTCCTCTGGACGATGGGCCGGCTCGATCTCAGCATCTACGCGAGTTTCGGAGCCTTCGCGTCGCTCTACGGGCGCACCGACCGGATCGGCGATCGGGTCAGGATGCAGGCGGCCGCCGGCGCCGTCCTCCTCACCGCGATGCTCATCGGCACGGCGACGTCGGTCGCCGGCCTGGCGGCGCCGTGGGCGATCGTCGTGGTGTCGGCTGTCGCCTCGCTCGTCACGCTGCTCGCCTACTCGGCGCAATGGCACCCGCCGGGCGCCCTCTTCATCGTGTTCGCCGCGGGAGCCACGGCATCCGTCCCCGCTGATGTCACCCGACTGATGGACGTCCTCGCCGTCGGCCTCGCGGCGGTGATCTTCTCGATCATCATCACGTTCGTCTACGAGGCCGTTTCGGCCCGGAGCATCCCGCGCCTGACACGGACGAAGAACCGCATTGCCGTCGGTGCCGTGGCCGCGGAGATGGCCATCACGGTCGCGGTCGCGACGCTCCTCGGTGGAATCGCCGGGCTCCTCTTGCTCGACTCGCACTGGTACTGGGCGATGGTCGGTGCCGTCGCGGCGGTCAGCGGGCCGCACGTGAAGGCGCGCATCATCCGCGGCCTGCAGCGTCTCATCGGAACGGGTCTCGGAGTGGTGGTGGCCGCAGCCATCCTCGCCCTGGGGGTGCCGCCGCTCGGCGTGATCCTGATCGCCGTCGCCCTCCAAGCGGCCGCCGAACTGTTCGTCGGCCGCAACTATGCGATCGCGATGGTGTTCATCACGCCGCTGGCGCTCCTGATGGTGCAGCTCGCGGCACCGACCACCGCCGGAGTCCTGCTGAGCGATCGTCTGGGGGAGACGCTCGTCGGCATCGTTGCAGGGACCGCCGTCGCCGTGGTCTCCGCTCTCGTTCGTCGGACTCGCTGA